One window of Bacteroidota bacterium genomic DNA carries:
- a CDS encoding DUF3395 domain-containing protein, whose protein sequence is MADGKSKKIILFSVIGGVVVIVLALGLWFMSHGTLKIKMNVAADTLIVTDSDKDVVATITGQNEATVKFLSSGTYTIDIKAAGYKTEKKEVEVGWISSVSESFVLVADSATIKAEFADAEAALMYQWQGKFLKSEMVLAISQAGGGNASGYNQTGGKQTELNGTYQKNGENYNVTLNELGNSAENGQFVFTVNNSTGMAEGYWESKDKNTKVPFKFQKGDGKAKPQNSKVKNQTNTSEPSEYMGLVILSAKYGTAGKFYDVTHSLSNKIRNGKLFVNVSNASFGDPDRGHPKSLTLKYKYGGQVYNRSYREGMNVNIP, encoded by the coding sequence ATGGCAGACGGAAAAAGTAAAAAAATAATTTTGTTTTCAGTAATAGGTGGTGTTGTAGTTATTGTTCTTGCACTGGGGTTGTGGTTTATGTCGCATGGAACATTAAAAATAAAAATGAATGTGGCAGCCGATACACTGATTGTTACTGACAGCGATAAAGACGTAGTTGCTACCATTACCGGACAAAATGAAGCTACGGTAAAATTCCTTTCATCGGGAACCTATACCATCGATATCAAGGCTGCTGGCTACAAAACAGAGAAGAAAGAAGTTGAAGTTGGCTGGATAAGCTCGGTAAGCGAATCATTTGTGCTGGTGGCCGATTCAGCAACTATCAAAGCTGAATTCGCTGACGCGGAAGCTGCATTGATGTATCAATGGCAAGGAAAATTTCTCAAATCAGAAATGGTTCTCGCCATTAGTCAGGCAGGCGGTGGCAATGCTTCCGGCTATAATCAGACCGGAGGAAAACAAACCGAGCTTAACGGGACCTATCAAAAAAATGGCGAAAATTATAATGTAACCCTTAACGAACTTGGCAACAGCGCCGAAAACGGTCAGTTTGTTTTTACGGTGAATAATTCAACCGGAATGGCTGAAGGCTATTGGGAATCAAAAGACAAAAACACCAAAGTGCCATTCAAATTCCAAAAAGGTGATGGTAAAGCAAAACCTCAGAACAGCAAAGTAAAAAATCAAACGAACACCAGTGAGCCCTCCGAGTATATGGGACTGGTAATACTCAGCGCAAAGTACGGTACCGCCGGTAAATTCTACGATGTAACCCACAGTCTGAGCAATAAAATCAGAAACGGGAAACTTTTCGTGAATGTATCAAACGCCTCTTTCGGTGACCCCGACCGCGGTCATCCTAAATCGCTTACACTTAAATACAAATATGGCGGACAGGTTTACAACCGTTCGTACCGCGAAGGTATGAATGTGAATATTCCATAG